Proteins encoded within one genomic window of Panicum virgatum strain AP13 chromosome 1N, P.virgatum_v5, whole genome shotgun sequence:
- the LOC120655286 gene encoding UDP-glycosyltransferase 79-like, with protein MVNFSDHRIHILVLPYPSQGHINPLFQFANLLAGHGGVRCTLALTRFVATSASRPATGSVHVAVISDGCDDVGPDGVGGHRGPYFDRLNAAGPESVDRLLRAEAELGRPVHVVVYDAFLPWAQGVTRRRGAACAAFLTQACAVDVLYTHLRAGRIPAPPVREEELPPELPGLPSRLELTDLPTFMVDKNRPPGLLELLMNQFLGLHTVDQVLVNSFYDLEPQEADYVASTWGAKTVGPTMPSVYLDNRLPNDASCGIHLHTPKTSQSKAWLDAHPSLSVVYVSFGSIASLSSKQMAEIAEGLRNSGKPFLWVVRAKETWKLPATFADEVKDRGLIVPWCSQLEVLAHPSIGCFVTHCGWNSTLEAISAGVPMVAIPHWSDQPTNAKYVQDVWRVGVRVRPDSQGVMRREEVEMCVRQVMEGEMRKEFKKRALEWSNKAKKAMGKGGSSDINISDFLSKFGHHK; from the exons ATGGTCAACTTCTCCGATCACCGCATCCACATCCTCGTCCTGCCGTACCCGTCCCAGGGCCACATCAACCCGCTCTTCCAGTTCGCCAATCTCCtcgccggccacggcggcgtccgGTGCACCCTTGCGCTGACCCGCTTCGTCGCCACCTCGGCGAGCAGGCCGGCCACCGGCTCCGTCCACGTCGCCGTCATCTCCGACGGCTGCGACGACGTGGGCCCCGACGGCGTCGGAGGGCACCGGGGCCCCTACTTCGACCGGCTAAACGCCGCCGGGCCCGAGTCCGTGGACCGGCTCCtccgggcggaggcggagctggGGCGGCCGGTGCACGTCGTGGTGTACGACGCGTTCCTCCCGTGGGCGCAGGGCGTCACGAGGCGCCGCGGCGCGGCTTGCGCCGCGTTCCTCACGCAGGCGTGCGCCGTCGACGTGCTGTACACGCACCTGCGCGCCGGCAGGATCCCGGCGCCGccggtgcgggaggaggagTTGCCGCCGGAGCTGCCCGGGCTGCCGTCCCGACTCGAGCTGACCGACCTGCCGACGTTCATGGTCGACAAGAACCGTCCCCCGGGTCTCCTGGAGTTGCTGATGAACCAGTTCCTGGGGCTGCACACCGTGGACCAGGTTCTTGTCAATTCGTTCTACGACTTGGAGCCACAG GAAGCGGATTACGTGGCGTCTACGTGGGGTGCCAAGACGGTTGGCCCAACCATGCCATCCGTGTACCTTGACAACCGCCTTCCAAACGATGCATCCTGTGGCATCCATCTCCACACCCCAAAGACGTCACAAAGCAAGGCGTGGCTGGACGCCCACCCCTCGCTCTCCGTCGTGTACGTCTCCTTCGGCAGCATAGCCTCCCTGAGCTCCAAACAGATGGCCGAAATAGCCGAAGGCCTCCGCAACAGTGGCAAGCCCTTCCTGTGGGTCGTTCGGGCCAAGGAGACTTGGAAGCTACCCGCAACCTTCGCCGACGAGGTAAAAGATAGGGGTCTCATCGTTCCATGGTGCTCGCAGCTGGAGGTTCTAGCGCACCCGTCCATCGGGTGCTTCGTGAcgcactgcgggtggaactcgacATTGGAGGCGATCAGCGCTGGTGTGCCCATGGTGGCGATCCCGCACTGGTCAGACCAGCCGACGAACGCCAAGTATGTCCAGGATGTTTGGCGTGTCGGCGTACGGGTGCGTCCAGATTCCCAAGGGGTGATGAGGAGGGAGGAGGTCGAGATGTGTGTTCGGCAGGTGATGGAAGGAGAGATGCGCAAGGAGTTCAAAAAGAGGGCTTTGGAGTGGAGCAACAAGGCCAAGAAGGCCATGGGTAAAGGTGGCAGCTCAGACATCAACATCTCAGATTTCCTCTCCAAGTTTGGGCACCACAAATAA